From the genome of Spirosomataceae bacterium TFI 002, one region includes:
- a CDS encoding glycerophosphoryl diester phosphodiesterase encodes MKITIALFSILVLVGCKVQQSNQTLTFADNPVVAHRGAWKTQNHPENSIAALREAINLKCTGSEFDVWMTADDSLVVNHDHDFQGMEVEKSTYQELLSKKLANGEKLPTAREYLIAGMQNNNATRLVFEIKPSQISKERGRILAEKAFKLVQELNAEKYVVYISFDIGIMERLLELNPKANCQYLKGELSPAQLKSKGIQGLDYYFKTIQNKPDWVTEAKNEGIALNAWTVNEESDIEWFLDRKFEFITTNEPELVLELFSKAK; translated from the coding sequence ATGAAAATAACAATCGCTCTCTTCTCTATTTTAGTACTTGTGGGATGTAAAGTCCAGCAATCAAATCAAACCCTGACTTTTGCCGATAATCCTGTCGTTGCTCATAGAGGTGCTTGGAAAACCCAGAATCACCCAGAAAACAGCATTGCGGCTTTGAGAGAAGCTATTAACTTAAAATGCACCGGTTCGGAGTTCGATGTTTGGATGACCGCAGATGACTCATTGGTGGTAAACCACGATCATGATTTCCAAGGAATGGAAGTAGAAAAAAGTACCTATCAAGAGCTTTTGAGCAAAAAACTAGCAAATGGAGAAAAGCTTCCCACAGCAAGAGAATACCTGATAGCAGGAATGCAAAATAACAATGCTACAAGATTAGTATTTGAGATTAAGCCTTCCCAAATTAGCAAAGAAAGAGGACGCATTCTTGCAGAAAAAGCTTTTAAACTTGTTCAAGAATTGAATGCAGAAAAGTATGTTGTCTACATTAGTTTTGATATCGGAATCATGGAACGCTTATTGGAATTAAACCCAAAAGCTAATTGCCAATATTTGAAAGGTGAGTTGTCTCCTGCACAACTAAAATCTAAAGGAATTCAAGGCCTAGACTATTATTTCAAAACAATTCAAAATAAGCCTGATTGGGTAACTGAAGCTAAAAACGAAGGAATAGCTCTCAACGCTTGGACGGTAAATGAAGAATCGGACATTGAGTGGTTTTTAGACCGAAAGTTTGAATTCATCACAACCAACGAGCCCGAGTTAGTTTTAGAATTATTTTCAAAAGCTAAATAA
- a CDS encoding DNA-(apurinic or apyrimidinic site) lyase /endonuclease III → MTRKERYEGLVEYFQEVQPNPETELKYGNPFELIVAVVLSAQCTDKRVNIVTPYLFEAYPNANAMAAATSDEVFEKIKSISYPNNKAKHLVGLAKMLINDFGNEVPGEVEELVKLPGVGRKTANVIASVIHNAPTMAVDTHVFRVSQRMGLVGAKDKSPLAVEKQLVKNFSDEVIPKAHHWLILHGRYTCLARSPKCLECGITNLCKSYEPIQKYGIKKVDAKLPSIG, encoded by the coding sequence ATGACACGAAAGGAGAGATACGAGGGCTTGGTGGAATATTTTCAGGAAGTACAGCCTAACCCAGAAACAGAATTAAAATATGGAAACCCATTTGAGCTTATAGTTGCAGTAGTACTCTCTGCTCAATGTACCGATAAGCGAGTAAACATTGTAACGCCTTACTTATTTGAAGCTTACCCCAATGCAAATGCAATGGCGGCAGCAACTTCTGACGAAGTTTTTGAGAAAATCAAAAGCATTTCCTATCCTAATAATAAAGCAAAGCACCTTGTTGGTTTGGCCAAAATGCTGATCAATGATTTTGGCAATGAAGTCCCTGGAGAAGTAGAGGAACTGGTGAAACTTCCCGGAGTTGGTCGTAAAACAGCTAATGTAATTGCTTCGGTCATTCATAATGCCCCTACAATGGCTGTGGATACGCATGTTTTTCGAGTTTCGCAGCGGATGGGATTAGTGGGAGCAAAAGATAAAAGCCCGCTTGCAGTAGAAAAGCAATTGGTGAAAAACTTCTCTGATGAAGTCATTCCAAAAGCACACCATTGGCTTATTTTGCATGGACGATATACTTGCTTAGCACGAAGCCCAAAATGCCTAGAATGTGGTATCACCAACCTATGTAAGTCGTACGAACCAATTCAGAAATATGGAATTAAAAAAGTTGATGCAAAACTTCCCTCAATCGGGTAA
- a CDS encoding MOSC domain-containing protein YiiM: MQNFPQSGKVEWVSFRTETRGEVTVPNEINLDAENGIEGDHYKGKNHKRQVTLIQAEHIAAAASFLGINTIDPVLLRRNIVVSGINLLALKDARFQIGEAILEFTGLCHPCTRMEQNLGEGGYNAMRGHGGITCRIVEGGEVRVGDEVNFIA; encoded by the coding sequence ATGCAAAACTTCCCTCAATCGGGTAAAGTGGAGTGGGTCTCGTTTCGAACAGAAACAAGAGGTGAGGTTACCGTACCAAATGAAATCAATTTGGACGCTGAGAATGGAATTGAAGGAGACCACTATAAAGGTAAAAACCATAAAAGGCAAGTAACGCTTATTCAAGCAGAGCACATAGCGGCAGCTGCTTCGTTTTTGGGTATAAACACCATTGATCCAGTTTTACTAAGAAGAAATATTGTCGTAAGTGGAATCAATCTCTTAGCACTCAAAGATGCTCGATTTCAAATAGGGGAAGCGATTCTAGAGTTCACAGGTCTTTGTCACCCCTGCACAAGAATGGAACAAAACCTAGGCGAAGGAGGCTACAATGCTATGCGTGGACATGGTGGCATTACTTGTAGAATTGTGGAGGGCGGAGAGGTTAGAGTGGGGGATGAGGTTAATTTTATTGCTTAA